One region of Parafrankia discariae genomic DNA includes:
- a CDS encoding nuclear transport factor 2 family protein — protein MSTDDVVAIQQLLAKYAVTITQGDVEGLLSVFTPDGTYSAFGDVFTLDLFPKMVAAAPKGLFLTGTALVEIDGDEATGTQPLCFIEHSKHDMRIGYYSDTYRRTPDGWRLRTRKMTFIRRSGAHDSGRPHAYEPAP, from the coding sequence TTGTCCACTGACGACGTCGTCGCGATCCAGCAGCTGCTGGCGAAATACGCCGTTACCATCACCCAGGGTGACGTCGAGGGGCTGCTCTCGGTGTTCACCCCGGACGGCACCTACAGCGCCTTCGGTGACGTGTTCACCCTCGACCTGTTCCCGAAGATGGTCGCGGCCGCACCGAAGGGCCTGTTCCTGACCGGGACGGCGCTCGTCGAGATCGACGGCGACGAGGCGACCGGAACCCAGCCGCTGTGCTTCATCGAGCACTCGAAGCACGACATGCGGATCGGGTACTACTCGGACACCTACCGCCGCACTCCGGACGGCTGGCGGCTGCGCACCCGCAAGATGACCTTCATCCGCCGCAGCGGGGCGCACGACTCGGGCCGGCCGCACGCCTACGAACCGGCCCCGTGA